Proteins encoded by one window of Gemmatimonadota bacterium:
- a CDS encoding 2,3,4,5-tetrahydropyridine-2,6-dicarboxylate N-succinyltransferase codes for MNSLETRLAPFLDQVPPGREDEARRAFASLKLALHQGTIRAAERDADGTWRVNGWVKRGILLGFRLGVLVDAGTAGPMRFFDKDSFGVRATTIDEGIRIVPGGTAVREGSYLARGVIVVPPAYVNVGAYVDEGTLIDSHALVGSCAQIGKRVHLSAAAQIGGVLEPAGAMPVIIEDDVLVGGNCGVYEGTIVRQRAVLAPGVLLTGGTAVVDLVHDRILRREGDSPLEIPEGAVVVPGSRSVTHGSGQARGISLYAPVIVKYRDERTDAAVQLEDLIR; via the coding sequence GTGAATTCTCTCGAAACCCGGCTCGCCCCGTTCCTGGACCAGGTTCCACCCGGGCGCGAGGACGAGGCGCGCCGCGCCTTCGCCTCCCTCAAGCTGGCGCTGCACCAGGGGACGATCCGTGCCGCTGAGCGCGACGCCGATGGGACCTGGCGCGTCAACGGCTGGGTCAAGCGCGGCATCCTGCTCGGCTTCCGCCTTGGCGTGCTCGTCGACGCGGGCACGGCGGGGCCGATGCGGTTCTTCGACAAGGACAGCTTCGGCGTCCGCGCGACGACCATCGACGAAGGGATCCGCATCGTGCCAGGCGGCACCGCGGTGCGTGAGGGCAGCTACCTCGCGCGCGGCGTGATCGTGGTGCCGCCCGCCTACGTGAACGTCGGCGCGTATGTCGACGAGGGGACGCTGATCGATTCGCACGCGCTCGTCGGCTCCTGTGCGCAGATCGGCAAGCGCGTGCACCTCTCGGCGGCAGCCCAGATCGGTGGCGTGCTTGAGCCGGCCGGGGCGATGCCGGTCATCATCGAGGACGACGTGCTGGTGGGAGGGAACTGTGGGGTGTACGAGGGGACGATCGTGCGGCAGCGTGCGGTGCTCGCCCCCGGTGTGCTCCTGACGGGCGGGACGGCGGTGGTGGACCTGGTCCACGACCGGATCCTGCGGCGTGAGGGCGACTCGCCGCTGGAGATTCCGGAAGGGGCCGTCGTGGTGCCGGGCAGCCGGTCGGTGACCCACGGGAGCGGGCAGGCGCGCGGGATCTCGCTGTACGCGCCCGTGATCGTCAAGTACCGCGACGAGCGCACCGACGCGGCGGTGCAGCTCGAAGACTTGATCCGCTAG
- the purH gene encoding bifunctional phosphoribosylaminoimidazolecarboxamide formyltransferase/IMP cyclohydrolase, protein MQRALISVSDKRGVVAFAQELIRLGWEVVSTGGTAALLRDAGCSVTTVDEITGFPEILDGRVKTLHPVVHAGLLARPDRPEHVRVMKEHGIASFQLVAVNLYPFRATIAHPDVSFEDAIENIDIGGPSMLRSAAKNFEFVLPVVDPRDYGQVLELVAGGEIPLEVRQGFAAKVFTHTSDYDNAIAGYLTPRQDSLPERIALAMERRQVLRYGENPQQRAALYVTEEPRGIGDLTQRQGKELSFNNLLDIDAAMAAVAAWSHDVACAVIKHTTPCGIALGRSATEAFERARATDPTSAFGSVIAFNTVVDRPAAEAMRDLFIEVIAAPAFHADALAIFGEKRNLRIVELPVPVGHSSLDWKRIRGGFLIQDQFAFDHSEDGWSVPTSRTPTAEEMIDLRFAWAAVATVKSNAILLARGEQALGIGAGQMSRVDASFLAVHKARQAGHHLDGAVLASDGFFPFPDGVEAAAEAGVRAIIQPGGSIKDPDVIAAADRLGIAMVMTGARMFRH, encoded by the coding sequence ATGCAGCGTGCCCTGATCTCGGTCAGCGACAAGCGTGGTGTAGTGGCCTTTGCCCAGGAACTCATTCGCCTGGGATGGGAAGTGGTCTCCACCGGCGGCACCGCGGCGCTGCTCCGGGACGCCGGCTGTTCGGTGACCACCGTCGACGAGATCACCGGGTTCCCCGAGATCCTCGACGGTCGCGTCAAGACGCTCCATCCAGTGGTCCACGCCGGGCTCCTCGCTCGCCCCGATCGTCCCGAACATGTCCGGGTCATGAAGGAGCACGGCATCGCCTCCTTCCAGCTTGTCGCCGTGAACCTCTATCCCTTCCGCGCGACGATCGCCCATCCGGACGTGTCGTTCGAGGACGCGATCGAGAACATCGACATCGGCGGCCCGTCGATGCTGCGCTCCGCCGCGAAGAACTTCGAGTTCGTCCTCCCGGTGGTCGATCCGCGCGACTATGGTCAGGTCCTCGAATTGGTCGCCGGGGGCGAGATCCCGCTCGAGGTGCGCCAAGGCTTCGCCGCGAAGGTGTTCACGCACACCTCCGACTACGACAATGCCATCGCCGGCTACCTCACGCCGCGCCAGGATTCGCTCCCGGAGCGAATCGCCCTGGCGATGGAGCGGCGCCAGGTGCTCCGCTACGGCGAGAACCCGCAGCAGCGCGCCGCCCTCTACGTGACCGAGGAGCCGCGTGGCATCGGTGACCTGACGCAGCGGCAGGGGAAGGAACTCTCCTTCAACAACCTGCTCGACATCGATGCCGCCATGGCGGCCGTCGCGGCCTGGAGCCACGATGTCGCCTGCGCCGTGATCAAGCACACGACGCCCTGCGGCATCGCCCTGGGGCGGAGTGCCACGGAAGCGTTCGAGCGGGCGCGCGCCACCGATCCGACCTCCGCCTTCGGCTCCGTCATCGCCTTCAACACCGTCGTGGATCGCCCCGCCGCCGAGGCGATGCGCGACCTCTTCATCGAAGTGATCGCTGCCCCGGCCTTTCATGCCGACGCCCTCGCGATCTTTGGCGAGAAGCGGAACCTCCGCATCGTCGAGCTCCCCGTCCCCGTCGGCCACAGCAGCCTCGATTGGAAGCGCATTCGCGGCGGCTTCCTGATCCAGGACCAGTTTGCGTTCGACCACAGCGAGGATGGCTGGTCGGTCCCGACGAGCCGCACGCCGACGGCCGAGGAGATGATCGACCTCCGCTTCGCCTGGGCGGCCGTGGCCACCGTGAAGTCCAACGCGATCCTGTTGGCCCGGGGCGAACAGGCCCTCGGCATCGGCGCCGGGCAGATGAGCCGTGTGGATGCCTCCTTCCTCGCCGTCCACAAGGCACGGCAGGCCGGACACCACCTGGATGGCGCGGTACTGGCCTCCGATGGTTTCTTCCCCTTTCCGGACGGCGTCGAAGCCGCGGCCGAAGCGGGGGTTCGAGCGATCATCCAGCCCGGTGGCTCGATCAAGGACCCCGACGTGATTGCCGCCGCGGATCGCCTTGGCATTGCCATGGTGATGACCGGCGCCCGAATGTTCCGCCATTAA
- a CDS encoding DUF2723 domain-containing protein, producing MSDTPAERPPYLWAVATFLVVFVVYLMTLSPTTAFWDTSEYIAAAKVLGIPHPPGNPLFTLMAHAWGLLPLAAEYSVRINLFAAITSAGGAGLWFLVAERWLRPILPTARGPRIASAFAGVFASAMAWTVWNQSTVNEKVYTVSLLSIAMVVWCMVRWADEPAGERRDRWVVAAVYLTALSSTNHMMGVLAMPVVGIYVLMTDWRVMLRPRVIAAVALAVVVGLSLNYVYLPIRAGQYPPINEGEPVGFFSQALKDVLGRVQYGKPELSLRQSPLSAQLTNYWTYWSWQWGRDLGAFRSLMVGIFTATTLGGVLALLRRDKRAGLAAGALLFTVTLMLIYYLNFKYGYSFQVNNAAITQEMREVRERDYFFVVSFAFVGVLIAAGLAATIRYIGEMLGDRVSDSRRWLVGTPVLLLGLVPFFGNRVSASRAHETLARDFAIDILESVEPYGILITAGDNDTFPLWFAQEVLGIRRDVTLANLSLMNTDWHLRQIRRRETPTFDPATAAALWRPRSDADTVPLGAPAAANWVKPTNTVFAMTTQGLDSLPEYSQTPKNAGMMIDSLVLRFGGEYMTRSDIATALLIRDNLGKRPIYFSWSTGNYPDASLGLRPYLLSQGMVRQVMPRPITEGGAIRMTQNFSWVDVARTRALLFGVYHPEAAARERPAGWVDEPSASILGLYYLVYGGGAEAFRQLGDSVTAAKADSLTVRMRKSLPNY from the coding sequence GTGTCCGATACGCCCGCCGAACGCCCGCCCTACCTCTGGGCCGTCGCCACCTTCCTGGTGGTGTTCGTGGTGTACCTCATGACCCTGTCGCCGACCACGGCCTTCTGGGACACGTCGGAGTACATCGCCGCCGCCAAGGTGCTTGGCATCCCGCACCCGCCGGGCAATCCGCTCTTCACGCTGATGGCGCACGCCTGGGGACTCCTGCCGCTGGCGGCGGAGTACTCGGTGCGGATCAACCTCTTCGCGGCGATCACCAGCGCGGGCGGTGCCGGGCTCTGGTTCCTGGTGGCGGAGCGGTGGTTGCGGCCGATCCTCCCGACGGCGCGCGGCCCGCGCATCGCCTCGGCGTTCGCCGGCGTCTTCGCCTCGGCGATGGCGTGGACCGTGTGGAATCAGAGCACGGTGAACGAGAAGGTCTACACGGTGTCGCTGCTCTCGATCGCGATGGTGGTCTGGTGCATGGTGCGCTGGGCCGACGAGCCGGCCGGTGAGCGGCGGGATCGCTGGGTGGTGGCCGCGGTGTATCTCACCGCCTTGTCCTCGACCAACCACATGATGGGCGTGCTGGCGATGCCCGTCGTCGGCATCTATGTGCTGATGACCGATTGGCGCGTCATGCTCCGCCCGCGTGTCATCGCCGCGGTGGCATTGGCCGTCGTGGTCGGGCTCTCGCTCAACTACGTCTACCTGCCGATTCGCGCCGGTCAGTATCCGCCGATCAACGAGGGCGAGCCCGTCGGCTTCTTCTCGCAGGCGCTCAAGGATGTCCTCGGCCGCGTGCAGTACGGCAAGCCGGAGCTCTCGCTGCGGCAGTCGCCGCTCTCCGCCCAGTTGACCAACTACTGGACGTACTGGAGCTGGCAGTGGGGCCGCGACCTCGGCGCCTTCCGCAGCCTGATGGTCGGCATCTTCACGGCCACCACGCTGGGCGGCGTCCTCGCCTTGTTGCGTCGCGACAAGCGGGCTGGCCTCGCCGCCGGGGCGCTGTTGTTCACCGTGACTCTGATGCTGATCTACTACCTGAACTTCAAGTACGGCTACTCGTTCCAGGTCAACAACGCCGCGATCACGCAGGAGATGCGCGAAGTCCGCGAGCGTGACTACTTCTTCGTCGTCTCGTTCGCCTTCGTCGGGGTCCTGATTGCGGCCGGCCTCGCCGCCACCATCCGCTATATCGGCGAGATGCTGGGCGATCGGGTAAGCGACTCGCGGCGCTGGCTGGTCGGCACGCCGGTGCTGCTGCTCGGCCTGGTGCCGTTCTTCGGCAACCGCGTCTCGGCATCGCGCGCCCACGAGACGCTGGCCCGCGACTTCGCCATCGACATCCTCGAGTCGGTCGAGCCGTACGGCATCCTGATCACCGCCGGCGACAACGACACCTTCCCGCTCTGGTTTGCGCAGGAGGTGCTCGGCATTCGCCGTGACGTGACGCTGGCCAACCTCTCGCTGATGAACACCGACTGGCACCTCCGGCAGATCCGCCGCCGCGAGACGCCGACGTTCGACCCCGCGACGGCCGCCGCGCTCTGGCGCCCGCGCAGCGACGCCGACACGGTGCCGCTCGGTGCTCCGGCCGCGGCCAACTGGGTCAAGCCGACCAACACCGTCTTCGCGATGACGACCCAGGGACTGGATTCGCTGCCGGAGTATTCGCAGACGCCGAAGAACGCCGGGATGATGATCGACTCGCTCGTGCTCCGCTTTGGCGGCGAGTACATGACGCGGAGCGACATCGCCACCGCGCTCCTCATCCGCGACAACCTCGGCAAGCGGCCGATCTACTTCTCGTGGAGCACCGGCAACTATCCCGACGCCTCCCTCGGCCTCCGGCCGTACCTGCTCTCGCAGGGGATGGTGCGCCAGGTGATGCCGCGACCGATCACCGAAGGTGGCGCCATCCGGATGACGCAGAACTTTTCCTGGGTCGACGTGGCCCGCACGCGGGCGCTCCTCTTCGGGGTGTACCATCCGGAAGCCGCCGCACGCGAGCGTCCCGCAGGATGGGTCGACGAGCCGTCGGCCTCGATTCTCGGGCTGTACTATCTGGTGTATGGTGGCGGCGCCGAGGCCTTCCGGCAGTTGGGAGACAGCGTGACCGCCGCGAAGGCCGACTCGCTCACCGTCCGGATGCGGAAGTCGCTCCCCAATTACTGA
- a CDS encoding phosphoribosylglycinamide formyltransferase — protein sequence MSYRVAVAVSGRGSNLLALCDAPGTGADVVLVLSDRDAAALETAERRGIAAHRLHDHQDGAEWLAALEGGRVDLVVLAGYLKLVPPEVVAAYRGRIINIHPALLPRHGGPGMYGERVHAAVLAAGDTESGATVHLVDEAYDRGAILGQARVPVQPGDTPGSLALRVLAAEHRLLPAAVTAAASAGRPVPFDLPPAV from the coding sequence GTGAGCTATCGTGTGGCAGTGGCGGTCTCGGGCCGCGGAAGCAACCTGCTGGCGCTCTGCGACGCCCCGGGCACGGGGGCCGACGTGGTGCTGGTGCTCAGCGACCGCGACGCCGCGGCGCTCGAGACGGCCGAGCGGCGTGGCATCGCCGCGCACCGGCTCCACGACCACCAGGATGGGGCCGAGTGGCTGGCCGCGCTCGAGGGCGGCAGGGTCGACCTGGTCGTGCTGGCGGGCTATCTGAAGCTGGTGCCGCCCGAGGTCGTGGCGGCCTACCGTGGTCGGATCATCAACATTCATCCGGCGCTGCTGCCCAGGCACGGTGGCCCGGGCATGTACGGAGAGCGAGTCCACGCGGCGGTCTTGGCGGCGGGCGACACGGAGAGTGGCGCCACCGTGCATTTGGTGGACGAGGCCTACGACCGCGGCGCCATCCTCGGGCAGGCCCGAGTGCCGGTGCAGCCGGGCGACACGCCCGGGTCGTTGGCCTTGCGGGTCCTGGCCGCCGAGCACCGGCTCCTGCCCGCGGCCGTGACGGCGGCGGCGAGCGCCGGACGACCGGTCCCGTTTGATCTTCCCCCTGCGGTCTGA
- a CDS encoding oxidoreductase, whose translation MRRFAVVVALVPAALAAQAPVVTEQTSGTTALLQAVAAVNEQVAWVSGHKGTVLRTRDGGTTWELKAVPGAETMEFRDVHAFSAEEAWLLAAGPGAKSRIYHTTDGGAQWTLQFTNADTAAFFDCFTFFDTKHGVAFSDAANGRTMMMRTENGGASWNLLPANALPAPLASEGAFAASGGCLVSQGKSNAWVATGAPEGRLLVTTDGGKQWKPVPTPFVKGDGAGMTATSWLDAKRGIGVGARIAQMRTDTASAVVGVTDDGGATWTMRPRPAVRGSFFGVSWVPGADRNTAVAATLAGLLVTRDAGVTWTAATPSQYWSVGGVGRTAWGVGPGGRITKLGF comes from the coding sequence ATGCGTCGTTTCGCCGTCGTCGTCGCGTTGGTTCCGGCCGCCCTCGCGGCTCAGGCCCCGGTCGTCACCGAGCAGACGAGCGGGACCACTGCCCTGCTGCAGGCGGTGGCGGCCGTGAACGAACAGGTCGCGTGGGTCAGCGGCCACAAGGGAACGGTCCTGCGGACGCGCGACGGCGGCACGACCTGGGAACTGAAGGCGGTGCCCGGCGCGGAGACGATGGAGTTCCGCGACGTGCATGCGTTCAGTGCCGAGGAGGCATGGTTGCTGGCCGCCGGACCGGGGGCCAAGTCGCGGATCTACCACACCACCGATGGTGGCGCACAGTGGACGCTGCAGTTCACCAACGCGGACACTGCGGCGTTCTTCGATTGCTTCACCTTCTTCGACACGAAGCACGGCGTGGCCTTCAGCGACGCGGCCAACGGCCGCACCATGATGATGCGAACCGAGAACGGCGGCGCGTCGTGGAACCTGCTCCCTGCCAACGCCCTCCCCGCGCCGCTGGCGAGTGAGGGCGCCTTCGCCGCGAGCGGCGGCTGCCTGGTGAGTCAGGGGAAGTCGAACGCCTGGGTGGCCACCGGCGCGCCGGAAGGGCGCCTCCTGGTCACGACCGACGGCGGCAAGCAGTGGAAGCCGGTGCCGACGCCCTTCGTGAAGGGTGACGGCGCCGGGATGACGGCGACCTCGTGGCTCGACGCCAAGCGCGGGATCGGCGTCGGCGCACGCATTGCCCAGATGCGCACTGACACCGCCTCGGCGGTGGTGGGCGTGACCGATGATGGCGGCGCGACCTGGACCATGCGCCCCCGCCCCGCCGTGCGCGGCTCGTTCTTCGGGGTGTCGTGGGTGCCCGGGGCCGATCGCAACACCGCCGTCGCCGCGACGCTCGCCGGACTGCTGGTGACCCGTGACGCCGGCGTCACCTGGACGGCTGCCACCCCCAGCCAGTACTGGAGCGTGGGCGGCGTGGGCCGGACCGCCTGGGGCGTCGGCCCCGGCGGCCGAATCACCAAGCTCGGTTTCTAG